One genomic segment of Primulina tabacum isolate GXHZ01 chromosome 9, ASM2559414v2, whole genome shotgun sequence includes these proteins:
- the LOC142504571 gene encoding uncharacterized protein LOC142504571: MGCGESKHAVATANTAVTKSMSKRSDSNKNAPPLQNASNEPANVKENEIPGAVFIKKEAETTEKENTLSNQENIENGESAEGGEGNPKTSSDKTKEGHGAGGEEAEKLNSCDHFPRHFFSPTSKKHEVESIASMNDPATENEEGLKLEDAGNQVITNTINDNKVTTSVGEEKTHVEEKESGNNATSTTDTKTN, translated from the exons atggGTTGTGGGGAATCGAAGCATGCTGTTGCCACAGCCAACACAGCTGTTACCAAAAGCATGAGCAAAAGATCAGATTCCAACAAAAACGCCCCTCCTCTCCAAAATGCCTCGAATGAACCTGCAAATGTCAAGGAAAATGAAATCCCAGGTGCCGTATTCATTAAAAAAGAAGCAGAAACCACGGAGAAGGAAAATACCCTATCGAATCAGGAGAATATCGAAAATGGAGAATCTGCTGAAGGAGGAGAAGGGAATCCCAAGACCTCTTCGGATAAGACGAAAGAAGGCCATGGAGCAGGTGGCGAAGAAGCAGAGAAACTGAATTCATGTGATCATTTTCCTCGCCATTTTTTCTCACCGACATCGAAAAAACATGAAGTAGAATCCATAGCTTCTATGAACGATCCTGCAACGGAAAATG AGGAGGGGCTAAAATTGGAGGATGCAGGAAACCAAGTGATCACGAATACAATTAATGATAACAAAGTGACTACCTCTGTGGGAGAAGAGAAGACTCATGTTGAAGAAAAG GAAAGTGGTAATAATGCGACTTCGACAACCGATACGAAGACAAATTGA